The Solanum pennellii chromosome 11, SPENNV200 sequence tgggtcattgatctcaaccaaaTGCACTCTCGACTAGCTTCATGGATGACtattatttctgcatgatttgaagaagtggctACCAACGTTTGCTTCATCGATTGCCAAGATACTGTCGTGTCTTCACATGTAAACAAATAGCCTAtttgtgatcgagctttatgcggatcagataaataccccacatctgcgtaaccaatcaatCTGACTTGGGTTCAtcggaatagaataaacccatgtCCATGGTCCCCCGAAGATATCAAAGTATGTGTTTAACACCTTTCCACTATATTTTTGTTGGGGaggaactgaatcttgccagtagaCTTACTGCAAAATAGATATATGGTCGAGTATtattagcaagatacattagTGCCCCGACTGCACTAAGATaaggagtttcatcaccaagaagctcttcatccTTTTCTTGAGGTCGAAATGGATCTGTATTGATGTCAAACAATCTTACCACCATTGGGTACTCAATGGATGTGAgttatccatgtaaaaacgctttaatatcttttttgtGTATGTTGATTGATGAATAAGTATTCCATTTGATAAATTCTCAATCTGTAggccaagacaaaattttgtcttgccgAGATCTTCCATTTCAAATTCTCTTTTTAGACACTCAACAGCTTCTAAAATCTTTTTACGAGTGTCAATGatgtcaaatcatcaacatacacaactATTATAACAAATTCATATTTCAACCGTCTAATGAAAATGCAGGGACAAATCGGATCATTTTTGTACCTTTCTTTAACAAATACTCACTCAGACGATTGTACCACATCCTCGCTGATTGTTTCAATCCATACATAGATttatgaagctttattgaacaaGTTTCTCTTGAATCTTTGTATGCTTCAGACACTTTGAATGTTTCAGGACTTTCATGAAAATATCGTGTTCTAATGAGCCATATAGATAGGTTGTGACAACATCCATTAGAAGCATTTCAAGCTTTTCATTAACTGCCAGATTTATGAGATATCTGAAGGTGATTGCATCTACCATAGGAGAATATGTCTTCATATAATAAATGCCAGGTCTTTGAGAAAAACCTTACGCAACGAGTCATGCTTTATATCGTATGAATTCGcctttctcatttttttcatacaaaaattcATTTGGACCCCACTGACTTGATACCTTTCAGTTGTTCAAATTATTGATCCGAAAACTTCACGTTTTTCTAGTGAAGTCAATTCTGCTTGAATTGCATCCTTTCATTTTGGCCAATTATTTCTCTGTCTACATTCGTGAACAGATTTTGACTCAGAATCTTCATCTTGTTTCATTATGTCAATAGCAACATTATAGGCAAATATGCTGTcaatcacaatattatttcgGTTCCACAACTTTTTCGTCAAGACACAATTCATTGAAATTTCATTGTTTTCAGAAGTTTGAACCTCCTCAAATATTTCATCATGTGTTATGACTTGGGTCTCAtcttgagaaatttctttcaaccCATGATCATCTTTatcatttattccttttctctttcGAGAATTTTTATCCTTGGAACCAATTGGTCTACCACACTTCAAATGTGGTCTAGACTCACTTGCCTTGACAATTTGTCCCGTCGGGATATCAACTCAAACTGGAGCATTAACAGTTGGAATATGCGATTTAGTAATCCTTGGAAGATTAGTAAATGCATCTGGCAGCTGATTTGCAATGTtttgcaaataaattattttttaaacttcttGCTCACATTGACTTGTTCGAGGATTCAGATGAGATATAGATGATGAATTCCAATCTATCTCTATTCCCAACGACATAtgttctccccctaatgttgggtatactgattcatcaaaatgataATCAACAAATCTTACCTTCAAAAAATCTCCAGTCATaggctccaaatattttatgattgaagGAGATTCATAGCCAACATACATCCCCAACCTTCTTTGGGGTCTCATCTTTGTGCATTGTGGTGGAGCAACTGGGGCATACAACACACATCAAAAAATTCTAAGATGGAAAATGTTTGGCTCTTAACCAAAAGACAATTGTAATGGGgagaattcatgataattgATCAACCTTATGCGCATAAGTGCTATTGCATTCAAAATAGCATGCCCTCACATAGACACAGACAACTTTGTTCTCATTAGCAATGACCTAGCTATTAATTGCAGACGTTTAATCAATAATTCTTCTAGACCGTTTTGAGTGTGAACATGCGCAACTGGATGTTCAATTGTTATACCAGTAGACatacaataattattaaatgCCTGAGATGTAAACTCACCAGCATTATCTTCCAATGGCCTTTCATGCCACAACGATGATAATTACTTTTGAGGGGTTATATTGTGAAATCATGTTGTTCTCCTTTTTATTATGACCACCACCTCGATGATTGGTGTATCACTTCTTATCTTTGCCACGTCCCGGTGTATTATTATAGCCTCGATGATCATCTCTTTTTACTTCAGATTGATCACGTGTTTCCACCACATTGCCTCCGGTAATGGAGCAGCTCCAGTCAGACGagcttcatgatttttcattaaaatggCATTATGTTGCTCAGCCACCAAAAGACATGAGATTAGTTCATAATATTTCTGAAAACCTTTTCACGACAATGCTGCTGCAATATCACATTTGAGGCATGGAAAGTAGTAAGTGTCTTTTTCAAcatatcctcatcttttataGTCTCCCTACATAATTTCAATTAGGATGTTATCCTGAATACAACAGAGTTGTTTTCAATTACGGTCTTAAAATCTTGAAACAATAAATGCATCCACTTATAACGAGCTCTTGGCAACACTGTTGCCTTTAGGTGGTCATATCTCCCCTTTAAATCAGTCCACAATTCAAGTGGTTCTTTTACTGTCAGATATTCAATCTTCAGGCCCTCATCAAGATGATGACGAAGGAAAATCATATCCTTCGTCTTATCTTGGCTTGATGCTTCATTTCCCTCAGTAATGGTGGCATCAAGACCTTTAGCAGCTAAGTGAATCTCAGCATCGAGTATCCATGAAAGATAATTCTTTCCAGAAATATCTAATGCCACAAACTCAAGTTTGGATAAATTCaacataatgaaattatgagagaatatgtgaattaaataataatatttatataatacctttgcaagtagcaaCTTTGTGCTAataacatattataaaaaaaaaaagctcggaatattataataataataagaagaaaagaagtataagatagaagagaaaacttttcttattcaagtgtgtcttccaaatggtgagtgattctctatttatagtgttgagatatcactccaaaagtcatctAATTATTAGATACATAAGTATCTTGAAAGTTCTTATCACCTTGGAAGCatctatacatgaatccaattaatagttggataaatctaatggataatccacatatactatacaatgaatttataacaaacAGAAAAATAAGGAGAGAAAAAAT is a genomic window containing:
- the LOC107003684 gene encoding uncharacterized protein LOC107003684, which translates into the protein MLNLSKLEFVALDISGKNYLSWILDAEIHLAAKGLDATITEGNEASSQDKTKDMIFLRHHLDEGLKIEYLTVKEPLELWTDLKGRYDHLKATVLPRARYKWMHLLFQDFKTVIENNSVVFRITS